The Bradyrhizobium betae genomic interval CGAAGTCGTAACGCACGATCAAATCGGCGGGTTTGCGGTCGTTGCGATGGCCGGTGATGGTCACCGCGATGATCGCCTTGTCGGCCTCCATCTTCTCCGCGTCAACCTTGAACGATTTCACGTCCGGTTCCTGCGAATTGGTGACGGGATCGAAATCGACCGGCCCGACGTCGCCCTTCGGCGTATGCGCATCCGCTTTGGCCCACAGCGCGATCAACGCCTTGGAGAGATATTGGCTCTTGGCGGCCTTGTTCTCGATGATGAAGGCACCGCCGGCATCGCCTTTGCCCTTGGCCGCGCGGGTGTAGATCGCGGTCAGGATGGCGACGGGATCGCCGGGGGCAGGCATCACGGCGAATGCCGGGGAGGCAGTGGCAAGCAGGGAGGCGGCGACGAAGGTCCGGCGGGTGAGCATGGCGTTCCTCTGGATAGGCGCGTGATCATGGACCGAGTTGGTCCGCGCGTATCTCAGTAGACCAGCCCGAGAGCGGATCGGTTCAATCGGCCGCTTTGGCCAGGCGCGCGTCTTTCGGCTGCTGCTGCTGTTGGCGCAGGCAGCCCTGGCAGATGACCAGCGATCGGTTGAGATTCGCGTCCAGGTCGGTCTCGATGACGTTCTCTGCAGACCGTGTTGCAGCCCGCGCCGCGCGTCTCGGTTCCGCCGCGCGGTTGGGCTGATTTGGGTCCCGGCCGGCGCCGTCCCAGGCGTATCGCGCGGGCTTGAATGCGGGATCTGGCGCCAGTTGGGCTTGCGGAGCCATCGCACATCCGGCAAGCGCCATCGACAACAGGAAGACGGCGGGCGCTTTGACCATGATGCTGCACTCTGTAGGCGGAGACTGACCAAGGTTGCCCCGATCATGTTTAAGATTCCTTGAACGAACGTGTGGCCGACGCAGCTTCTGACGGTCTTGCTAGGCTGTTGGCGATGACGATAAATGGGCTGCAATGAGCGGGCGGCCGGTGTGCCGTCTGCCGTCGAAGAGGAAGCCCGATGCAGCCCCTGCGCATGTCCCGCCGCGTCATGAATCTCGCTCACATGCTGACCCAGAATGCGCGGCGGCATGGGGCGCGTCCCGGTTTCGTTTGGGGTGACATAT includes:
- a CDS encoding DUF3828 domain-containing protein, yielding MLTRRTFVAASLLATASPAFAVMPAPGDPVAILTAIYTRAAKGKGDAGGAFIIENKAAKSQYLSKALIALWAKADAHTPKGDVGPVDFDPVTNSQEPDVKSFKVDAEKMEADKAIIAVTITGHRNDRKPADLIVRYDFVREANSWRIDDIRGSSDGEAWSIRKMLTDSLKS